In Mustela lutreola isolate mMusLut2 chromosome 16, mMusLut2.pri, whole genome shotgun sequence, the genomic window ATCAGCATCCATTCTCCCAGGGAGGGAGGTCCATTTGCCTTTGAGTCCCCTCTGGTGCAAATGACACTGCTGTGGACGTCTGTGGGCATGCTCCCACACAGATGTCTCTGATGATGTCTTTGAGGCATGTCACCCAAGTGCAGTCTCCTATGCTTTCTTTGCTAACGTTCCGAACACCAGCCTGTGTTCTGGGTGGCGGACCCTGTCCATGGTCCCCGCCACAGTGTGCAGTCAGCCCCGCTAGGAGGGTCATTTCAATGATGTGGATTTTTTCCGGTGCAGTTGGTAACATTAGGCAACAGTTCAAGCAGAATGCGGATTTCACCTCTGCTTACAGATGCTCTCACCCACCCCGGAGAAAGAGGACAGCACTCAGTTGTGTGAGCCTGTGGGAACCCACAAAGCACACACACGCTCCTCACCCCCGAAACGGAGCTTCTCCGAGGCCCCTCGCTTCCCCCATGTGTGTCAGGAGACACACTCAGCCTCATCTGCAGCTAGAACTTTTTTTGGATTTCAGATCTTCTACTGCCTCGGAGTAACTCACACGCGCACCCCCTCCAATGCCTGCTTCCTCAAGCGGAATGTGGGTCTTTTTCAAAGTCAAATGCCAGACTTCCTTTCTGAGGTGTTTAGATACCTCGTAAGCACTGTCCTCTCCtgggggcgcctgactggctcagtcagtcacatgtctgctttcagctcaggacatgatctcagggtgctgggattgaaccctgtggCAGgcaggaagcccacttctccctctgctcctacccccactCGTGCGCTCGCTCTccatcaaataattaaataaaatctttaaaaataattaaataaaatgcagatcAGAGAAGAAACAGCCCATTAAATCTTGTTCTGCGGCCCCTCCAGcagtttgtttaaaataaataaataaataatgtcctCCCCTGACCCACGCCCAGTTTTCCCAtctggcgggggcaggggcagatcAGCTATGagggcctcctcctccttccaccACAGCCTCGCAACTGTCCCCTCCGTCCCTCAGGATGACACGGCATGGCAAGAACTGCACAGCAGGAGCCGTCTACACCTACCACGAGAAGAAGAAGGACACAGGTACGGGGTCTGGAAGGGGGACAAATGTCTCTTGAAGTCACCATCCCTGCTCTACCTCTCTGGTTGTACCTTCAGGGCATGTCTGCCCCTGCTCTCCACAGATGGTCATGACTTATGAGGAACAGCCTGCGTGATCCTctactcccttccccccacccctgtaaTGGGCACTTCTGTACGTGACCTCACCTCAGATTCCCGACCACCCACTGAGGAAGGAATCGAATCGCCGTTGTCATGGCTGTGTTCCAGCGGcagaaatgaggcacagagagatagaGGCCCTTGAGttggagcagaggggcagaggggtgaGGGGAGTCATCCGTGAGCCTCTCTACCTGGCTACCTCAGTGACAGGGCCTGCCTGTCTGTCACTTACCCTCCGGATGAACACCTTCCTGTGGGTTGTGCCCCTGTCCCcagcacagagacacacagactgCCTGTTTCTTAGAggttccaccccacccccctcctcccccttcccccctacCCGCTGCTGCCTCCAAgatttctctgtgcctttctcttGGGGTTTGGCAAAGGCCATATCTCCTGGCACCccatccctctgtctctgtccccagcGGCCTCGGGCTACGGGACCCAGAACATTCGACTGAGCCGGGATGCTGTCAAGGACTTTGACTGCTGCTGCCTCTCTCTGCAGCCCTGTCATGACCCTGTTGTCACGTGAGCTGGGGACCTGCATGGAGGGGGCCGCATGCAGGGGTCTGGCCACCCGCATAGCCGGGACACCCTGGGCAAGCCCCTTCACCTCGCAGAGCCTCAGTGTGCTCATCCAAGACACGGGCGTGATCCTAACGTGTTCCACGGGATGTGGAAATGAATATCTTAGGGTTAGGGAGCCGCGACGAGCACCCAGTGACCTGCTCCCTCTAAGAGGTGTTAATGGGTGCCCAAGGTAGGGAGCCGACACTTATCACCCTGTCCTGTCTGTCCTCACAGCCCGGATGGCTACCTATATGAGCGGGAGGCAATCCTGGAGTACATTTTGCACCAGAAGAAGGAGATCGCCAGGCAGATGAAGGtgatggggaggggtgggagtgggacaggggaggggcaggcggaTCTGATGCTGAGCTCACAAGCAGAACCACCCTGGGCTTCCTTTCTGAGTTCCTTTTCCCTCTGAGCCTTCCCTCGATCTTCCCGCTGCCCGGTGCACGACCCCCTCCCACTTATGCTTAAATCCTTCTGCCGCAGGTATCAGCCCAGGAGTTGACTCCTCTGACCTGCTAGTGCAGAGCCCCCCGGGGTCTGCCCTTGCCACAGCTTCTCTTGACACGTGTTGGGTTGTGATTCTGTCTGAGGCCAACACATGCCCACTTCCCCCACAGATCTCTTGCCCGCCCCCTGGCCCTAGGTTCTCCGCCAATGCTTGTTGAGAGAATTGATGTCACCTCATCTCTGGGCCTTCATTTCAATGGCTCCAAAATGGGCTGATGGGGCCAAATCAGGCAGCGCAGGGCAAGCGGGAGATATGCACAGATCAGAATTTAAAGGGCCTTTACTTGGAGCCACGACCACTTCCCATGGGTGAACTATTTTCATGGACAGGAAGGACCCCGTTTATCACCATGTTTGCGGCCCAGCTGCCCTGCCGCCCTCCTTTCCCGGCCAGGTTTCCCGAACACCAAGGGCTGATTCTTGTTGAGCCATCTGTCTTGACCAAGTGGCTTCCACGGCACCCGTGAGCCCCGGCATGGTCTAGTGGCTGCCTGGGTTCTCCCTCATCACGGTGACCACACCAGATACCCCTACCCCACAACAGCAGTCACCTGCAgtgctctcctcccccacccggGGTGGACAATCTCAGATCTCAGCCCCGCGTCCTGCGTCTgcgcacgcgcacgcgcacaTCCACCCCACCTGCGCAGCCCAGGCTGCGCGAATGTTAAGtgctcctcactctcctggaaCTCACCTCCAGGGAAGAACGGGTTCTGTAGTACCTACACTCTAAAAAAAAACATGGCCCACAGGTACATTTATGGAGcgcttgctatgtgccaggcaaggTTTTAAGCGTTTCCAAAAATCATCCTGCATAACCCGGTGAGCCTGCGAGGTAGGTCGTGGTTGTTAGCCCGTTTTACAGACGAAACAGACCAGAAGTCACAGCGCTAACTGGAAGCCACAGAGCTCATCAGTGACAGAGGCAAGGTTTAAGTCTGGGCATCTGTCTCCGGCTGACTGCTCTGCTGCCCAGGAATAGAGAAGCCACTGAGTCCCAAACCAGCTAAATGGGAGATGACCTCTGTGCCCTGCAGGAGGGGAAAGGACAAGTAAGGGCAGCAGAGCCACACCCTGGCTCTAATCACAGCATAATAAAGGGTCACACTCTGGCAGTCACCAGCCTCAGAACAGTACCAGGATTGTCCCCTTTGTTGGCCTCAGTTtattcacctgtgaaatgggaagaGCCACCGGCAGACTCACAACCCACAGGGAGATGCACAGTCCACTTTTTTCTGGCTGTCCACAGGCCTACGAGAAGCAGCGGGGGGCCCGGcgggaggagcagaaagagctgcagcGGGCTGCGGCCCAGGACCAGGTGCggggcttcctggagaaggaggCAGCCATCGTAAGCCGGCCCCTCAACCCCTTCACGCCCAAGGCAGCCTCTGGGAACAGCCCAGGTGAGGGGGAGCAGACTTGCAAGTGAGTGGGGGTCCTTCGGGGCCGGGTGCCTCCCCAGGTATGGCAGCTCAACCCGTTTCCCCCCGGCAGATGATGCCCGACCTGGGTCCAGTGCAGGCCCCACAAGCAAGGACAAGGACAAAGCGCTGCCCAGCTTCTGGATCCCGTCGCTGACCCCCGAGGCCAAGGCCACCAAGCTGGAGAAGCCTGTGAGCATTCCCAGCGCCCTGTGCCCACTTGGGCCCAGAGGGCCAGAAGACCCCAGGGTCCCTTCCCTGCtggcacaccccccaccccaccccccgcagtcCTTAACTACAcctggccccagccctgcccgcTGACCCTGCCTCCCTTCTGTCCTGCGCAGTCGCGCATCGTGACCTGCCCTATGTCCGGGAAGCCACTGCGCATGTCGGACCTGACCCCCGTGCGCTTCACGCTGCTCGACAGCTCCGTGGACCGCGTGGGGCTCATCACACGCAGTGAGCGCTACGTGTGCGCCGTGACCCGCGACAGCCTGAGCAACGCCACGCCTTGCGCTGTGCTGCGGCCCTCGTGAGTCCCGCGAGTCACCCGGGGGAGGATCCCGGGACTGGGTGCGGGGCGGGGCTCGGGGGTGTGGCGCTCCTTCTTGGGGGCGGGGCCTCTGATCAGTGCCCCCGACCCTCACGCTCACCGTAGTGGGGCTGTGGTCACCCTGGAGTGCGTGGAGAAGCTGATTCGGAAAGACATGGTAGACCCCGTGAATGGGGAGAAGCTGACAGACCGCGACATCATTGTGCTGCAACGGGTGAGCTGCGGCCTCGCTCGCCGAggctccgccccctcctccctcacctccccGGGGCCACGCCCCTCCCGGGAGGCCAGCGTCCTCCACAGCCCCGCCCGCGATCTTCCACCCGGGTCCTGCCTTACCTTATACGGTTTAGGACTCTCCCACCCCGCTGCAGCCCGACCTGCCCCCAACTTGGCCTtgtccccacctccccagggCGGTACAGGCTTCGCGGGCTCTGGAGTGAAGCTGCAGGCTGAGAAGTCGAGGCCGGTGATGCAGGCCTGAGTGCACGGGAGACCAAATAAACGGGCTGGGACTCACTGGCCTCGTGGTGCCTTCCTTGGCTGCGCTGGAGCCCTAGGGCCCCCCCTGGGCAGCCCTCCACCCTGTGCCTGCTGCAAGACCAGAATCTGAAGGCGCGGGCTAATTATGTTAAAGGTGGTCTGACGTTAGGAGTAAAACCTGGAGTGAATGCACACGCACAGCATCAATATTGAGTAAGAGTGGCCCGAAGTCCCAGTGCAAAGCGTGAGCACCCAAAGGCGTCACGTGAACAGGCTAAATAGAAATCCCCCTGCATCGTTCTGCCTTAGCCACACTGGAAGCCGGTGAGATCTCTCCGATAGCCTCTCTGAAAGCCGTGTGCTGAGAGCAAACCCGTGGGACCCAGCCTAGAGAAGGCAGTTGGGAGCCCTGCACTCTGACACCACTGCAGAGGCCAAGAGCAGGAAGAAGGCCCTCCTGCCGAGCCTTGCATAGGCTGTGGGGGGCACGGACCTGGCAGGGGTGAGGAACGCAGCCTGCAagggtgaggaagctgcagagtgTGGGGCCTGGCCGGCCTGCAGTTGGCTTGGGGGGAGCACAGGGGTGGTGCTCAGAGCTTTGCTTTTAATGACCATTGGCTCCCAAAAGCAACCCCGGGCAGTGTGTGAGCCAGAGCATAGAGTCGGGCAGAGATCAGAAAGATCAAGCCTTCACATTCCTGTCTCCCTGAGCAGATCCTTCCAGATCTTTCTCCACGTAGGTACACACCTCAGTGTTTTCAACCAACGTGACCTCTCAGTGCACATACCATTCTGTTCAGTGAACAAGCTCGACCTTTTCACTTCTGTAAAAGTAAAAGGTCTCATCTAATGCCCAGACCCAATTCAGGGGACCAGGAAGTATCCTTCACTGCCCTTTGCTGAAGCTCCTCTGGCTGTAGAGGAAGGCTGTAGCAGGAGGGTGGGCAGTGTCGTCCTTGCACCCTGGGGAGCCCCACACACCCAGAATTTGCTCTCTTAAACACTTCTAGAACCTTCCTTTGTCCCTAAGGCCTCATACCCTACTCTTGGGACCCCAATCCCTGGAAATGTTGCAGCTGCCATTCAAGGAGCCCATTCAAGGGCCTGTCAATCTACGGTTCTCTTGAGTCCTGGCCACAGTCCTGGAAGAGGGACGTTtgtacccatttcacagaagagctCACAGAGTCAGCAGTCTGCCCAAAGCTGTAACAGAAGCCAAGTTCACTTAGAAGTCATCCACCTGCGGAGACCTCCCCACCTCAGCCCTTCCTCCCCTAGGTAATCCCACACTGGTACCCCAGAAACCTCTGCCCCTTAACAAACTCCCACCTAACAGTTTCTACCCAGAGTATTTAAAGTCACCCCCTTGGTCCCTAAATGCCCCCATCCTCAACCTCTTAAGAGCCACAACCACCCCTAGGTCCTTCCAGTTCTCTCTCAGCCCCCTCAGGGACTCCAGTCTTGCTCATGTGTATTCAGACCATACCCCAAATAAAAGCTTCAAGGagtgattggggcacctgggtggctcagtgggttaagcctctgctttcggctcagttcatgatcccagggtcctgggatcgagccctgaattgggctctctgctcagcaggaagccggtttccccttctctctctgcctgcctctctgcctacttgtggtctctctctctctgtgtcaaataaataaaatctttaaaaaaattaaaaaagtaaaaacttaaagGATTTCCAGTCTTGCACCTTTGTTTCCACAAGGAACCCAAATCCCACTGATTCATAGGCCCTTTGAGACACCCTCTGTGGGGAGGAGGCGATGGGGTATGTGGCCAAGTCCTCACTCCAAGAAAGTAGTTTCCTTTGAGGTTTTGAAGGTGATAAGGAGAGGAAGCAAGAGTCTGACCACAGCTTCAGCTACatcagcaggagggagagaagtggAAAAAGAGGATGCCTCTCAGCAGAGGTTCCAGAGATACTGGTCTAAAGCTGAGAACAAGAAAGGGGAGGTAGAGCTTACCCCTGGCAGCGCCTTCCTACAGGGGCTCCAGCCTCAACTGGCTCATGGAGGGCACAGAAAGCGGaaattcttctccttttttcttttctttcttcttcttctttttttttttttttttgagaggaagagatGGGTGACGGGGGtaagagcagaggggaagggagagaaagaattttaagttcCAACTCAGGGCAccatttggggctcgatctcacaatcctgagatcatgacctgagccgaaatcaagaatcagacgcttaaacAAGGAACCACTGAAGCGccgctacaattttttttttttttttttaatatcagaagatctggggtgcctgggaagctctgttggttaagcatctgccttcacatcaggtcatgatcctgggtcttgggatcgagcccctgtcTCACtgccttactcagtggggagcctgcttctccctctccctctgccacatgccgctccgcctacttgtgatctctctctctgtcaaataaatacataaaatcttaaaaaagggggggcgcctgggtggctcagtgggttaagcctctgcctttggctcaggtcatgatttcagggtcctgggatggagccctgcatcaggctctctgctcagtggggagcctgcttcccctctctctgccttctgctctgcctacttgtgatctctctctgtcaaataaataaaatcttaaaaaaaaaagaagaagaagatgatgatctGACATCATTAGAGGCCCAACACGTTGCTTCTCCCCGGCTGCTTTTCAAAATCACGCGGATTCAAACCACCCTCATCTAGACATGTGGGGGGCCACAgaagaaagaactgaaaacaggaacAGTTCAGAAGTTCCTTCTGGAGaaaacaggtttcttttttttttttttttttttttaccccactGGCAGGCATGGAAACTGGAGCAGCAATTTGGCCAAACCCAGTCAAAGCTTAATATACGTGGATCCCGTGCCCCACAATCTCACTCTGCTGACATACTCACTCAACAGACGCACACACATGCCCAAGAAAACATAAACTAGAATGTTCACTGTAAgaggtgcccagctggctcaagtcagaggagtgtgtgactcttgacctcttgaatttgagccccatgttgggttttagagattacttaaaggtaaaatctttttttttttttttaattttatttatttgacacagagtgtgcatacaagcagggggagcagcaggcagagagagaggggaagcaggctccccgctgagcagagaaccgggtgcaggggcttgatcccaagatcctgggatcatgacctgaactgaaggcagaggctttaacccactgagccacccaggcgcccaataaataaaatctttaaaaaataaaaaaataattaacccCCCCCCGGGTTTGGTAGCTTCACTTtcctaagaaaagaaagaaaaagaaggaagaaaaggaagaaagagaaagaaaggtaggtggaaaggaaggaaagagagaaaaagagagggagggaaggaaggaaggaaagagaaagaaagaaaagaaaaaggaggaaaggaaggaaggaaaaaagaaagttcacAGCAGCTCTGTTTGCAATCCCTGTGTCTGGGAATAACTAAAAAGCTTATGAACAGACTAGATGAATTGTGGGCCACATATAGTGGAGTGAAAAGGAAGGAATCATCTCCCTAGTATGAGTCCAGACAGCGTGATTCCACTCCTCTAAAGTAAGTAAGCAAAACTGTGCTGTTTATTAAGGTCTGGGCCCTGCTAGGGACTGAGAGATGATattctgctgcttctttttttttttttttttttaagatttatttatttgacagacagagatcacaagtaggcaaagaggcaggcagagagagaggaggaagcaggctccctgctgagcagagagcccgatgcgatgcggggctttatcccaggagcctgggatcatgacctgagctgaaggcagaggctttaacccactgagccacccaggcgccccgatattcTGCTTCTTGACCTGAACACTAGCTACAAGCGTGTGTGCACGGTTTGTAAAAATTCATTTCACCAAACACTTGAGTTGCAGACATCATGTATGTTAAAAAACTTACTGAAATTCACAGCAATAACAAAGAAATGTGCTTGGCAATTTGGCAACGTCTACCAAATTCATAAACTCCACTTCTAGGAACTTACCTGCAATTAAACTCGTGGAAAATTCCAGATATGCTAGAGCCTTTTGTGCAACATCGTTTAGAAAAGACTggaaacagggcacctgggtggctcagttaggtgtctgcctttggctcaggtcatgatcctggggtcctgggaggagtcctgcatcgggctccctgctcaggggggagcctgcttctccctctccctctccccctgcttgtgttccctctcttgctctgtccctctctgtcaaataaataagtaaaatctttaaacaaaatttagaaGACTGGAAACAGCCTCTGTGGTGGTCACTGGAGAACTAGTTAGATTTTTATGAGTTGAATTGAAATAGTCTTCAAAATATATACCCAGGGCACCCTCCACCCCGCCGACTGGTTCAGTTAGgaaaacatgtgactcttgacctcgtGGCTAATAactttgagtcccacgttgggtgtagagattacttaaataaatacatttaaatatatagtctttattatctcaataaaaaataaattatgaaagttaaaaatcagaggattctgattttttaaagaattgttatgtgaggggcacctgggtggctcagtgggttaaagcctttgctttcggctcaggtcatggtcccagggtcctgggatcgagccccgcattgggctctctgctcagcagggagcctgcttccctctctctctgcctgcctctctgcctacttgtgatctctgtctgtcaaaaaaaaaaaaaaaaaatcttaaaaaaaaattgttatgtgaaacaagaaaggttaaaaaaatattgttagtCATCTGCTATCctttctattaaaaagaaaaacagtttgtaCATATTTGCCTAAATCTATGTAAATTTCTCCCTGGAAAGAAGTACAGGCTGCCTGTGAGGAGGCGAACTTGGTGGAAGAAAGACTCATGTTTAGCATATAACATCTTGTACATTTAGAATTTTGTATCCTATAGGTATATtgccaaaacttaaaaataagtaaaatgtgtaaaagacaaaaaaaaaaaaaaaactggggagaGGCACTAATGGTGACAGGGTGCTGTTCAGCTTTCTGTCATAAGCTGTTCCGCACAAGTCAtttgttgattattttgaattcagaaaaatgtttttaactagaatttaaatgaaaatttaaaaagagaaaaaaattaaaatctaaaatgttttcaaacataCGGCCCCCAAAGATCTACAAATGTATCCTAGGCTTTCATAAACCAGGTCTCCACCTCCAGCCACTAGGGGGCAGTACATTACCATAGTTAGAAGCTTGGATTCAGCCACAGGGATTCACATTCCAACCCTATCGGAGATAGCAATTATAAACTCtggataaaacagaaaacaattacCTAAAGGCACTGGAAAGttgaggggggcggggaagcaacGAGAAACTGGAGAGAAACTGACACTCGATAAAATAGAAATGGGTCGTTAGTgcggctcagtccattgagcagcttactcttgatttcagctcaggccatgatttcaggtTCTTGAGATCTAGCGGGGCATAGGGCTCCCGactgggagtggagcctacttaagaagaAAGAGGGGGCAGGTTCTAGCCCCTGCTGAGAAGGGCAGCTAAAACTAAAACACTAGAGGAAGATCCAGTCTTCCTGGCGTGAAATAGCAGAGCGACAGGAAAGGTATAAATCTAGAAAAGAGATCCAGCATGGGGGCactcccaagtttttttttttgttttttttttttgtttttttttttttagattttatttatttatttgacagagagaaatcacaagtagacagagaggcaggcagagagagagagagggaagcaagctccttgctgagcagagagcccgatgcgggactcgatcccaggaccctgagatcatgacctgagccgaaggcagcggcttaatccactgagcaacccaggcgcccctcactccaagtatttttatataaactctGCTCAAGTATCCGGCCGACCTCCAGAGCCACACCCACATGGGGTACCCTCCAAACAGCCCAGCTAAGCTTAAAAAATGTCAACTAAAATTTGAggcacaaattttattttatttatttatttttttaatagataaagatcttttttttttttaattttgtttatttatttgacagacagagatcacaagtaagcaaagaggcaggcagagagagagacggggtggggggggagcaggctccctgctgagcagagagcccaatgcggggctcgatcccaggactctgggatcatgacctgagccgaaggcagaggcttaacccactgagccacccaggcgccccgaggcacAAATTTTAAAGGAGGGAGTTTTATAGAGACTACAGTTGGAATTTACCAACTTAATGTgttactcaagaaaaaaaaataattgatgcTCTTCAGAGGAACATAACAGACTCCAGTTTTTTACAGTGTATCCAGGATACACTCTaacattactaaaaaaaaaaaactaaaaaaaaaaccaggaaaatatgacccattctcaggagaaaaggaaatcagtTAACTGAGACCAACACCAAAATGACCCATATAttggaacaagaaaaaaaaaatagatgtaaaaaaTAGTTGTTA contains:
- the NOSIP gene encoding nitric oxide synthase-interacting protein isoform X2 encodes the protein MTRHGKNCTAGAVYTYHEKKKDTAASGYGTQNIRLSRDAVKDFDCCCLSLQPCHDPVVTPDGYLYEREAILEYILHQKKEIARQMKAYEKQRGARREEQKELQRAAAQDQVRGFLEKEAAIVSRPLNPFTPKAASGNSPDDARPGSSAGPTSKDKDKALPSFWIPSLTPEAKATKLEKPSRIVTCPMSGKPLRMSDLTPVRFTLLDSSVDRVGLITRSERYVCAVTRDSLSNATPCAVLRPSGAVVTLECVEKLIRKDMVDPVNGEKLTDRDIIVLQRGGTGFAGSGVKLQAEKSRPVMQA
- the NOSIP gene encoding nitric oxide synthase-interacting protein isoform X1, with translation MPTYCILNAPHIHSSCTNRNLQVATPVSGGRERRTEDLPSQTRMTRHGKNCTAGAVYTYHEKKKDTAASGYGTQNIRLSRDAVKDFDCCCLSLQPCHDPVVTPDGYLYEREAILEYILHQKKEIARQMKAYEKQRGARREEQKELQRAAAQDQVRGFLEKEAAIVSRPLNPFTPKAASGNSPDDARPGSSAGPTSKDKDKALPSFWIPSLTPEAKATKLEKPSRIVTCPMSGKPLRMSDLTPVRFTLLDSSVDRVGLITRSERYVCAVTRDSLSNATPCAVLRPSGAVVTLECVEKLIRKDMVDPVNGEKLTDRDIIVLQRGGTGFAGSGVKLQAEKSRPVMQA